From the genome of Aerococcus urinaehominis:
ATTAAAAAAAGTCCCTAGCAATTATTAGCTAGGGACTTTTTATTACTTGCTATTTTGTTTTACGATCGATGTCTAATTCAGTAGCATAGCTAGGTAATTCTTTTTCAAAGAGATACTCGCCATTGCGGACTGAAGCGAGACATTCCACGCGTCGACGCTGGGCATCGTAGGCTGACTCAGCATCAAGTACAATAAAGTTAGCCGGCTTACCTTCGTCTAAGCCATACGCATCATCAACTTGCATAAGTTGGGCACCATTATAAGTCACTAAGTCAAAGTTACGGTCAAAGTCTTCTTCACGCATCAATTGACTGGCGTGAATCCCATTGTCTAAAATGTTCATCATATTGCCAGAACCAGCAGGATACCAGAGGTCAACAATCGAGTCCTGACCAAAGGCAACATTAATGTCATTATCAACAAATTCTTTAACTCGAGTTAGGCCACGACGCTTAGGATAGGTATCTTGACGGCCTTGTAAGAAGAGGTTTTCAGTTGGGCAAGAGACAAAATTAAGTCCTGATTGACGGAATAGACCCATCATTCGGAAGGCATAAGCATCATTAACTGAGCCAAATGAACAGGTATGAGAGGCAGTGGTGGATTGTCCGTAGCCTTGTTTCATAGCTTCTGCATTTAATAATTCTAGGAAGCGAGCTTGGTCATCATCGGTTTCGTCACAGTGGACATCAATTAATTTATCATATTTGATAGCTAGGCGCACAATTTCTTCAATTGATTTGTAGCCATCTTGACGGGACCATTCATTATGTGGGATACCACCGACACAATCAGCACCTAATTGCAGGGCTTCTTCAACTAGGTCACGGCCAGTTTTGCCCTCTTCTTCAAAAGAATACATGCCATTTTGAGGGAAGGCGACCACTTGAATTGTGATATTATCCTTCAATTCATCGCGAACTTCCAAGGCGGCCTTAATACCAGTTAGGTTAGGATCAGTACAGTCAGTTTGAGCCCGAATATATTGGGTACCATATCCAGCTACATCCTTAACAGCTTGACGGATACGCTCTTTCATCTCTTCTTTAGTCGTACCCTTTTTATAGTCATTCCAGAGGTCAATGGCTTCAAAAAGCGTACCTGTTTCATTTTTGACCTTGTCATCCTGACCGGTAAAATAATAGTCTAAATGTAGGTGAGCATCAACATATGGGGGTAATACGAAGCGACCTTTAAGATCAATGGTTTGATCAGCTTGGCCCAAGTTCTGACCAAAAGCGACAAATTTACCATCTTCAACCAGGATTTCACTGGCTTCTGGGTGTTTGTAAATCACTGCATTAACAAATTTTTTCTTCATCAAAATACCTCCTCTTTTCACTATTATTACTTTAAGCCAATAAAATTTCTTTTGCAAGTTTTGGCTATCAATTTTCCTATCAATTCCTATGCTATAATATAAGCAGATAAGGAGATGGTTTGATGCATATAATGGTTAAAGAAGCTTTTCACTATCGTAAACCTAGTGAATTTTCAAATTGGCGCCTATTGGCAGCTGGGCTTTGTATTTTAATCGTCAACCTGACAGGTTTTTTCCTTAATAACTACCAAATCAATGCCCTTGCGAGTCTGGGCGTTTTTACTTTTCTTAACTACCAGTCTACCGACGGATCGCGCATCACGAAGCGCCTCATATCAGTGGGTGTCATGATTATTTTGGCCCACTTCTTAGGTATGGTTTCTCATTTTATAAGCTGGACCGAGCCTTTGCTTATTGCCTTAATCGCCTTCTCTAGCCGGATGATCTACCGCATGCTGCACTTCGACAAACCAGGTGATATCTTTATTATTCTAGTTGCTGCAGTCGGAACAACAATCAAAACCCCAATTGCTGCAATTCCAGCTAACACACTGTATGTCACTTTTGGTGTGGTTGTCTCAATTATCATTGGCTATTTGACTTTAAGAATTGAAGGAGCACCACGACAGGTATTATTGCCCACTCACTCTTTAAGAAATCGTATTTTTGCCGACCCGCGAATGGTAATTGATGCGTGGTTTTATGCAGTGACCCTCTTTCTGGCATCATACCTCAATTCAGCCTGGGGGCTAGGTGCCTATTCTTGGGTAACCGTATCCTGCTCAGCTATTTTGCAAGGCAACACCCTGAAACATATTATCAACCGAAATAATCAGCGAATTATCGGTACCTGTATGGGTTTGGTAGTCGCTGCCCTAGTCGTCAATATCCCCATGGCCAATCTGGTTCGTATTGGCTTGATTGTCATTCTTTATATGACCACTGAATTTTTTATGCCCCGCAACTATGCCATTGGGATTTTCTTTGTCACCATCCAGGTGATGTTCCAAATATCCCTAACTGCCCCAGAAATTGGCTATGCTATCTTGGGCGCCCGCTTTTTAGGTATTTTTATCGGTTCTCTCTTAGGTGTGATATCCGCATCTTGGCAATACCGTCTCCACCACTTCTATGCCCAATCGCTTGTCCATGAGCGGACCTATGACAAAGATCTTGAGGCTAGTCTCGATGATGAAGCCCACCAACAAGCTAATCTTCCCAACTAGTAGCCTAGCTTGACAGCAAAAAACGACCACCCTAATTAGTGGGTGGTCGTTTCCTATTTACCAAGGATTAGATTGATGAATTCAGTCTTTTCTAAGCCAGATATATATTGGTCTAAATCAATAGTATTTAAGGCCGCCTCCAAGCCCTGGCTGTCAAACTTGTGGCCAACCAAGGCTGCTTCTAAGTCACTAATTTCTTGGTTACCAAAAAAGTCACCATAAATTTTGATTGCCTTAATATAGCCTTGGTTAACTTGAAGTCTCACCTCTACAGTTCCGGCCTTAAAACGCCCATCATTTTGATAGTCATAGTCTGGTGACTGACCATAGTTCCAACTCCAGTTGCCGAATTTTTCAGCTACCAATTGATCAACCTGGGCCCATTCTTGGTCGTTTAAAAAGTAGTAGTGAGCTTGACTCAAATCATCAACACCAACTAACCGGGCCAAGATAAAATCTGAAAACTCCTCACCTGTCATATCTTGATATACAGGTGCCAAAAAGTCACGAATTGTGGTTACCCGCCGGCGCACTGACTTAACTCCTTTTGATGCTAGTTTCTTCAAATTGGGCCTAAGTGCTTTTGCCATCGCTTCAGCATCTGTATCTAGCAACAATGAGTACCCCCCATAAAGTCGACCGTGGCTGACAGAAACGGCCGCACCCGACACCTTATGGCCATCAATTTCAAGATCGTTGCGCCCAGACATGGTCACCTGGTCAACTCCTAATTCCTGTAGGGCAGCGATAGCTGGCTGGTAAATTTTCTTAAAATTATCTGCTAATCTATCTTCAGCAGCCATCTGAAACACGAAATTAATTTGACTAGGTTCCATATAAATGGCTCCTCCACCCGTTTCCCGACGAACTAAATCAATATTATTTTCGTCTAAGTAGGGTTGGTTAACTTCCGCAAAGACATTTTGAAATTTTCCAATCTGGACGGCTGGACCAACTCGGTAGGGAAAAACATAATCTTCACGCTTATCCAAATGGTTTAAGGCCCAAATTTGTAAAGCCATGGCTTGAGCTAAATCGTGACTTACCTGGCCATTTCTAATATTTTCAACAATAATCACGCAAGCATCTCCTAAGCATAAAAAAGACTAAGAATTACTGATTTGCTTCTTCAACCAGATCATCCCTGAAAACTTTACCCACCGCGTTTGGCGCATTTAAGCTAACAATAATACCATTACCAGGTTTATCAATATCTACCGCCTCAGCTATGCCAGCCATCACTTGTTCCGCGATTGCGGTTTCAACTAACATAATCACAATATCTTTTTCATCCTGGATAGCAACATTAAAAACCTTGGTTTGATCATGCAGACCAGTGCCACGGCCATGAATCACTGTTCCTCCAAAGGCTCCTTGGTCAGCGGCTGCAGTAACAACTCGCTTACCTAGTTTTCGGTCTACAACAGTGATAATGGCTTGGGTATCAGCCAGGTCTTCGCGCCTATTATCAAAGGGAATTTCCAGGTATTCATTACCATAACAGGCTGTCGTATCGAAAGAAAAGAGAACCCCTGAACCTGGTTCGTCTAGGTGGGCGTGGTCCTTAATATAATCATGAACGCGTTTTTCGTGGTCTTTAGGTAATACTGATAACAGTAGGTCCTTATGACTTTCATGAAATCCTAAAAAGTTCATGACTTTATTGTGGATAGTTCCTTCCCCTCTAAAGATTGTCGCACCGGTTGACCCTGAGTGGCGGATATGCTCGGTAAAGCGACGACTCTCGCCACCCTTAATTATGGATAGGAAAAGTACTGGATAATTTGCCATGCTAACCTCCTTATATTTTATGGTAGTCATCGACGTGAGAAATAATCCGTCCACGTTCAGTATAAATAAAATCGCGAACGCGTTTACTATCATTCATAGCAACAATTAAGCGGTCTCGGTAAGGTTCAGCTAACTCATCAAACAAGTAAGCTGATTCATCTAAGTCCAACTTAGCCCGATCAGCCTCAATTTGCCCAGCTGTCTTCAATTGGTAAGAAGTGGATGGGAGGTCCCCTTCAATCTCTCTTTCTTCTACGCGATAGACATAGTTGTCATTGTCGAGATATTTAACCTCCAGGGCACCAGTATTGGTCCGGTAGATTTCAGGTTCATATTTATCCTTTTGTAGTTCCCACCAGGCATAGATGCCGTTTAAGGCCTCTTCTTCTGTCGCATAAGAACCATGTTGCTTACGGATACCATACAAACGATTTTCCCAATAATTAGTATAGACTTTAGTCATCTGTCTCTCCTCATCTTTCTAATTCTACGATATGGCCGCCATTATCAGCATAAATGACCCGCTGGCAAATATCAATAAATAGGCCATGTTCAACAACGCCGACCAAATTAATTAACTCTTGGGCCAGTTGGTCAGGGTTATCAATCTTTTCTAAGGCTAAATCAATAATATAGTTATCATTATCAGTGCGATATTTATTTCCAGCTTCATCCAAGCGGATGCTAGGCTGGTAACCGCGGTCAGCGAACAGCTGGTAAAGTTGCTGGCTACCTTCTTTAATAACCTCTACTGGCAGTGGGAAGGCCCCTAATTGGTTAACCTTTTTAGAATCATCAGTAATCCAAATTACCTGATCAGAGTAAGTGGCCACAATTTTTTCTATTAACAGAGCGCCACCCCCGCCTTTGATACCATTCAATTGCGGATCAAACTCATCAGCACCATCGACTGTTAAATCAATCCGGTCGACCTCGTCAACGCTCTTGAGCGGGATGCCTAATTCACGCGCTTGATCAGCCGTCCGATTAGAGGTGGCCACCCCAGTTACCTTGAGCCCCTCTTCCTTGACCATCCGACCTAACTCTGCAACAAAATAATAAGCAGTTGACCCTGTCCCTAAACCCAGAATCATACCATCTTTAACATATTTAGCTGCCGCTTGTCCGACAATTTGTTTGGCTTTCATATTATGCTCCTTCAGCTTTTTTCCAAATAAATCACTTCAATGAATATAATAATTATACCTTAGATAGCTATTTTTGCAATGAAAGTCGTTTCCGCTTTCATTAGACAAACTGGTAAATCACCACATAATCCTCTGGGTCAGAACCGGTTTTTAGATTAATGATGTCCTTGATCATTAGCCAATCTTGCTGGTTTAACCAATCCTGAATCTCTTCAAGGGGGTAATAGACCAACATGTCAATTGGGCGTGGACTTTGCCAGTAGGAGGTCTGGATATTGAACAACACTCTTTGGAAGACTGGCAGACTAAATGGATTAAAAAAATAAAATAGGTTTTGCTGGCTCTTAATCTGATATTCACGGCCATCACCTGCAAAATAATCGATAGCAAGCTGCCCGCCCATTTTCCTTTGGTAGCCTACCAGGTTGCCAGCCAAGGCATCTAAGGTTATGGGATTAATTTCAATGCCTGTAGCTGGTATACCAAATTTATAATGAATATAGAACAGGACCCGACCCTTGCCACAACCAAAATCAACCAGGTGACTATTAGCGCCTGGTTGATAGCTGGTGAAAATTTCTTCTAAAACAAGATAGTCGGTCGATTCAGTCCTAGTGCCTAAATCTTGGTGCTTTTTAGGTAGGTCAATATAGCCTCGGGTATCAATTCCCAAGCGCTTGTCCCAGTGGCGGTTGACCATAAAATGATTCAAAGCTTGCATGCTTAAACTCCTTATTTGCGGTTTACTCTTTTTTTGAGTGATATTACTTAAGTTTGCTGCCAAGTACGTCGAGAGAATAAAATCAAGACTGGGTAAATCTCTAACCGACCCATAATCATCCCTAAACACATGACTAGTTTAGATGTTTTAGACAATAAGGCATAGTCATCGGCTGGACCCAACAAATCTAGCGAGCCACCTATATTAGATAGGGTTGCTATTGTCGCATTAAAAGCTGAAGCAAAGGTATCTACATCAAGAGACAAGACTAGCATAAGGGTCAGAAAAACACCTAAATAAGTAATTAAATAAAAACAGACTGAGTACAAAACACCCTTGGTAATCACCTTGCCGTCAAAAGTTAGCGGCACCACACGACTGGGTGAAATTAAGCGATGCACTTCCCGATAGATTGCCTTAATAAAAATAGCTACCCGAGCAACTTTCAAACCTGAAGTCGTAGAACCTGACATGGCCCCAGAAAACATTAAAAAGAGTAGAATTATCTGGCTAAACACCGGCCACACCGTCAAATCCATATTAGTATAAGCAGTTGTTGACATCACCGAGCTGACATTAAAAATGACATCAGTAAACCAGGTGGTCAGGTCCTGATACTGGGGCCAGACATTAAGCATAATCAAGGCCACACAAGCCAAAACAATGCCCACATACCACTTGAATTCCTCATTCTTTAACACTTGCCGCCATTTACCTTCGTAAATTAAATAGAAAAAGTTAAAATTCATACCAAAAATGAACATGCCAGCTGTCAGTACTAATTCAATATATGTGGAGTCATAATAAGCAATTGAATTGGCATGGACATTAAAGCCACCAGTACCAGAGGCCCCCATGGCTAATAGCATGGCTTCAAACCAGGCGACCCCACCCAGTCTAAGCAAAATAGTCATTGCGACAGTCATTAACAAATAAATAATATAGAGAATATATATAGTAGAAGACACCCGCGATTCCACCTTACCAAAAACTGGTCCTGGTAGCTCAGCGCGCATAATATAAACGCCTTTTGCTCCTAAATTAGGTAGGATATAGAGGATAAAAATTAGCATCCCCATCCCACCTACCATTAAAGTAAATGACCGCCAAAATAACAGGCCTTCAGGTAGGGCGGTTAAGCTAGAACCTAGGACGGAGGCCCCGGTTGTCGTAAATCCAGATACCGATTCAAAGAGGGCATCAATATAGGACGGCACAGCACCTGATATATAAAAGGGTAAAGCCCCAAATAAAGCAATCACCATCCAAGATAGTGAAACTAAGGCTAAACCCTCTTTAGCAAAAAAATCTGAGTTTTTAAGAGGACGAAAAGATATAGCAGCACCGGCTGCCCAACATAAAACCATGGCTATTAAGAATGATAGGACCACCCGATGAGAATTATCGAAGTAGAGAGATACCGCCACAGAAGGGATCATGAGTAAGCCCAAAACCATCAAAAGACGACCGATTAAGTAACGGATGATATCTAAGTTTATTCTTGCTCCCTCCCCCAATTAAGTAGACGTTGATAAAAACTTGGACTATGTTTTTTCAAAATATGGTCTAAGGTCAGCATTTTTTCTCCTACAGAGATAATGAGGACATGGTCTTCAGCCACAAAATAATCATCACCTGTCGGGAAAATCATTTCTCCATCACGGATAATGGCCCCAATAACGACGCTATCTTTAATAGGGAGGTCCTTAATTGGCGCCCTAGTCACCTCATCTGAAGCTACTACGATAAACTCTAGGGCTTCAGTCTGGTCACTATTAAGGCGCGCATAGTTAACTAAATGATTGCGATTATTGGTTGATAAGGTTCTAACGCGGCGGATTATAGAGTCAGATATCGTCAAACGCGGCGAAATCAAGGCGTCCAAATGGTCTAAATCTATTAACTCTGTTAATTGAGGTTGGTTAATTTTAGTCACATTTTTCCTTACCCCTTCATGGTAGGCAAAAAGGGAGACCATTAGGTTTTCTTCATCGTTATCAGTTAAGGCAATCACCAAATCATGGTTGCCAATGCGGTGTTCTCGTAAAAAATCTTGGTCCGTGCCATCACCTAAAATTACCTCGACACTAGTAAAACGTGAAGCTAGGGCAATGGCTCGTTCTTCATTCTGCTCAATCACTTTGGTACGAATACCGCGTGCATGAAAAGCCGGTAGGAGATAGTTGGCTACGCGACTCCCTCCTACTACTAAGGCGCTTTTAAAGCGAAGTTCATTATTATGCCCAGCCAGCTTAGCAAACTGGTCTAGAGACCGGTCAGATGCAATCACATCTAGCTCATCTTCAGCCAAGACCACCGTATCCCCACGGGGAATGATGGTCTCATAAGCTCTGGTTAAAACACAGACAACCACATTAGGCACCTGTTGGCGAATTTGTTGCATCGTCATACCGACAATTTCAGCGAAACTTGCCGCTTTAATACGGACCAGATGTATCTTTTTATGATTGAACATTTCAACATAATTGGCTGCCGGAAAATCAACTACATTAGTAATGTGCTGGGCAGTCTCCCGGTCTTGATTAATTAGGGCATTAAGGCCAAAAGTTTTTTTCATAAAAGGCTCTTGCAAGGCATAATCTTCCTTACGTGCCCTAACAATACAATATTCTGCACCCAATATTTTAGCAATATTAGAAGAAATCAGATTAATTTCATCAGATTGGGTGACAGCGATGAAGATCCGGCAGCGGTCAACATCGGCCTCCCTTTGAATATCTATTGAAGTCCCTGACCCCACTACCCCCTTGATATCCACTTCTTCTATTAATTGATCAATAATCTCAGGTCGATTATCGATTAGGGTAATTTCATGTCCCTCATCATTGAGGTCTCGACTCAGCTCGCGGCCTAGCTCTCCCCCGCCCACAATTACGATTTCCATGACTAACTCCTTTAACATAAATATTAAGCTGATTATACCAGTAAAGTGAACTAGAGATTAATTTAAATCAAAAAAGCTGGGGCAAAAACCCAGCCTATGATTAAGTCAGTTTAATTACAGTTTCCCTAACTAAATAATTTTTAGTCTTCAATTGCCTTGGTTAAAGGTGGCACTACTTGTTTTTTACGTGATACAACTCCAGGCAAGTCAAGGGTCTGTTGGTCAATTTTAGTATTAAATGCTGCTTCAAAGCTAGCCTGTAGATTTTCATTACCAACATAAAGGCCAACCGAATCATTCGTTAAGATGTTAGTTACAACTAATAAGAATGCATCATAAGAATGATCAATTGATTCTGACTGCATTACGGCAAGAATCTCATCTTTACGTTTTAAGACATCTGCAACATCAACAACGTTAATCTGTCCTATCCGAATACTATAATCTCCCATTGGGAAAGATTTAGCATCGCCCTCGGCAATTTCCAGGGCAGATTTATCATCCACATTGGCGCCGGCTTTTAAAAGGTCTAAACCAAAGGCTTGTAGGTCTATTTCAGCAATTTCAGCCAAGGCTTCAGCCGTTTTTTTGTCCTGGTCAGTTGTTGTTGGTGACTGGAATAAGAGGGTGTCAGAAACAATACCAGCAATCATTAAGCCAGCAATTTCCTTAGTTGGCTTAACTCCAGCAAATTTCATCATTTGATAGATAACAGTTTGGGTACAGCCTACTGGTAGGGCAACATAAAGAATCGGATCAGCTGTTTCAAAGTTAGCAATCCGGTGGTGGTCAACTACAGAATAAACGCTGACCTCTTTTATATCGCTGACTGACTGTTGGCTTTCATTATGGTCAACCAAGGCAACTAAATCTACTTCGTTGGCAGCAGTCTCAATCACGCGAGGTGCTGGTTGATTAAAATAGTCTAGCGCAAACTGGGTTTCAGGATTAACAGGTCCTAAAGCAACTGGTTCAGGTTCTACCTCTTGATTACTTTGGCTGAGATAGTAACTATAGGAAATAGCTGAGGTAATGGCATCGGTATCAGGATTCTGATGGCCAAAAACTAAAATCTTTTGCAAAATGAATCGCTCCTCTATCACTTGATTAAGCTTATTTTAACACAAGTTAGACCCTAACAGTAGACCAATTAAAATTCTTCATAGCTAGCTGGATTTTGAGCTGATAAGCGACCAACTGGGCTATCATAGCTTTTAATTAAATCAAGGTCGTCTTGGTCAAGTTCAAAATCAAAAACTGCTAAGTTTTCAGCCAGACGCGCTGGATTAGATGATTTAGGAATGGGCATGGTCCCAGTTTGTACTTGCCAGCGCAGCACGACTTGACCAATCGACTTTTGATGCTTAGCAGCAATTGCTTGCAGTTCAGGTAATTCAAAAATAGAAACTTCAGCTTTTTCATTAGCCCGGCCTAAAGGTGTCCAAGACTGGGTAATAATTCCTTGAGATTGATCGTAAGCAATTTGTTGGTCTTGATGAAAATAAGGATGGCGCTCAACCTGGTTAACAATCGGTTTTACACCAGTCTCTGCAACTAAGTGATCAATATATTCAGGTAAAAAATTTGAGGTCCCTAATTCCTTAATATAGCCGCGTTTTTGGGCTTCAATCATAGCTTGCCAAGCTTCCAAATACAGTCCTTGTTTGGGATTAGGCCAGTGGATCAGATAGACATCGAAGTAATCAAGGCCAGCCCGTAAAAGGGATTCCTGAATGGTCGTTAGAGTATCGTTATAACGCTGGTAACGACCTGGTAACTTAGACGCCACAATCAAGTCATCCCGGTCAACACCAGCTTGGCGGATTGCCTGACCTACCGTACCCTCATTTTCATAATTATAAGCCGTATCAATATAGCGATAACCCAAATCAATTGCAGCAGTAATGGCTTCAATACCAGCTTGTCCCTTTAGTTTAAAAGTTCCTAAACCAATTTTTGGTAGCTGTAAACCGTCATAAGTTTGATAATATTCCATAATTTACGCCTCCCTTTCTTATTTAGTATAGCAAAAATTAAAAAGGCTTCCTATTAATTAGTAAGCCTGGGAAGAAAAGAAACCAGCCCATTTAGACTGGTTCCATTATTTATTCTATTGACGACGAACATATACCTTACCGTTAGCTTTAGGAGCTTTGCCTTTACTAGTAACAAAACTAACCACCAAAATAGTTAATAGATAAGGGAATATTTTAAGTACCACGCTAGGTAATTGATTGATCACAGGAATGTAGGCGCCAATAACAGCGAGTGACTGGGCAAAGCCGAAGAAAATAGCTGCACCAGCTGCACCTAAAGGATGCCAAGCACCTAAAACCATGGCTGCCATAGCCATAAAGCCTTGACCAGCAACCGTTGTGGCTGAAAAGTCATTGGTAACAGCTTGAACTTGGATAGCGCCCCCAATACCTGCTAGAAAACCGGAAATAAGCACACCTGCATACTTCATGGCATAAACATTGATACCAACAGTTTCAGCTGCCAAAGGGTGTTCCCCAGCTGAACGCAGGTGCAAACCAAATTTAGTCTTATAAAGAATGAAACTAGCCAAAACAGCTAAGACCAAACCCAACCAAGCTGGCAAAGAAGTATGGGTGAATAATAGTGGGCCTAGTAAAGGGATACGGCTCAATACTGGGATTGTTGTTACCCCAAAAGTTTGTGCCAAGGGACCAGTTTGCGCGCGACCTAAAATAGCTCGGCAAAGAAACACCGCTAAGCCGGTAGCTGCTAGATTTAGGACAGTACCAGAAATTGTGTGGTCAGCCCGTAGCGATACTGTTGCAACAGCATGTATGAGCGAATAAAGTAAGCCTGCCAAACCACCAACAAGCAAGGCCAACCAGGGACTTAGACTAGCCGTTCCTAGTGATAGATTGACCAAGGCAGCTACAAAAGCGCCCACTACCATAATTCCTTCTAAACCAATATTTACAACACCAGACCGCTCAGAAAAAACAGCCCCGATTGCGGTAAAAATCATTGGTGCAGCATACATGAGGGCATTAGAAATAATTAGAACAATAATATCTTGAATTGTCATTATTTATTCCCCCCTTACTTGGTTTTAATTTGTTAAGCATATATTGAATCAAATAGTTAGCCCCGACAAAGAAAATAATCGCAGCAATCACAACTTGAGCGAGCTCATCAGGTACGCCACTCGCATTTGGCATGAAGCGGGATCCTGTTTGCAGGATTGAAAAAAGTCCTGAAGACAGCAGAATACCTACTGGATTATTCATCCCCAACAGGGCAACAGCAATCCCGTTAAAACCTTCTTGAGGCAAAGCGCGTTGGATAAAAATGTTATGGAAG
Proteins encoded in this window:
- a CDS encoding amidohydrolase family protein — encoded protein: MKKKFVNAVIYKHPEASEILVEDGKFVAFGQNLGQADQTIDLKGRFVLPPYVDAHLHLDYYFTGQDDKVKNETGTLFEAIDLWNDYKKGTTKEEMKERIRQAVKDVAGYGTQYIRAQTDCTDPNLTGIKAALEVRDELKDNITIQVVAFPQNGMYSFEEEGKTGRDLVEEALQLGADCVGGIPHNEWSRQDGYKSIEEIVRLAIKYDKLIDVHCDETDDDQARFLELLNAEAMKQGYGQSTTASHTCSFGSVNDAYAFRMMGLFRQSGLNFVSCPTENLFLQGRQDTYPKRRGLTRVKEFVDNDINVAFGQDSIVDLWYPAGSGNMMNILDNGIHASQLMREEDFDRNFDLVTYNGAQLMQVDDAYGLDEGKPANFIVLDAESAYDAQRRRVECLASVRNGEYLFEKELPSYATELDIDRKTK
- a CDS encoding FUSC family protein codes for the protein MHIMVKEAFHYRKPSEFSNWRLLAAGLCILIVNLTGFFLNNYQINALASLGVFTFLNYQSTDGSRITKRLISVGVMIILAHFLGMVSHFISWTEPLLIALIAFSSRMIYRMLHFDKPGDIFIILVAAVGTTIKTPIAAIPANTLYVTFGVVVSIIIGYLTLRIEGAPRQVLLPTHSLRNRIFADPRMVIDAWFYAVTLFLASYLNSAWGLGAYSWVTVSCSAILQGNTLKHIINRNNQRIIGTCMGLVVAALVVNIPMANLVRIGLIVILYMTTEFFMPRNYAIGIFFVTIQVMFQISLTAPEIGYAILGARFLGIFIGSLLGVISASWQYRLHHFYAQSLVHERTYDKDLEASLDDEAHQQANLPN
- a CDS encoding lipoate--protein ligase, translating into MIIVENIRNGQVSHDLAQAMALQIWALNHLDKREDYVFPYRVGPAVQIGKFQNVFAEVNQPYLDENNIDLVRRETGGGAIYMEPSQINFVFQMAAEDRLADNFKKIYQPAIAALQELGVDQVTMSGRNDLEIDGHKVSGAAVSVSHGRLYGGYSLLLDTDAEAMAKALRPNLKKLASKGVKSVRRRVTTIRDFLAPVYQDMTGEEFSDFILARLVGVDDLSQAHYYFLNDQEWAQVDQLVAEKFGNWSWNYGQSPDYDYQNDGRFKAGTVEVRLQVNQGYIKAIKIYGDFFGNQEISDLEAALVGHKFDSQGLEAALNTIDLDQYISGLEKTEFINLILGK
- the rpiA gene encoding ribose-5-phosphate isomerase RpiA; the encoded protein is MKAKQIVGQAAAKYVKDGMILGLGTGSTAYYFVAELGRMVKEEGLKVTGVATSNRTADQARELGIPLKSVDEVDRIDLTVDGADEFDPQLNGIKGGGGALLIEKIVATYSDQVIWITDDSKKVNQLGAFPLPVEVIKEGSQQLYQLFADRGYQPSIRLDEAGNKYRTDNDNYIIDLALEKIDNPDQLAQELINLVGVVEHGLFIDICQRVIYADNGGHIVELER
- a CDS encoding class I SAM-dependent methyltransferase — its product is MQALNHFMVNRHWDKRLGIDTRGYIDLPKKHQDLGTRTESTDYLVLEEIFTSYQPGANSHLVDFGCGKGRVLFYIHYKFGIPATGIEINPITLDALAGNLVGYQRKMGGQLAIDYFAGDGREYQIKSQQNLFYFFNPFSLPVFQRVLFNIQTSYWQSPRPIDMLVYYPLEEIQDWLNQQDWLMIKDIINLKTGSDPEDYVVIYQFV
- a CDS encoding TrkH family potassium uptake protein: MVLGLLMIPSVAVSLYFDNSHRVVLSFLIAMVLCWAAGAAISFRPLKNSDFFAKEGLALVSLSWMVIALFGALPFYISGAVPSYIDALFESVSGFTTTGASVLGSSLTALPEGLLFWRSFTLMVGGMGMLIFILYILPNLGAKGVYIMRAELPGPVFGKVESRVSSTIYILYIIYLLMTVAMTILLRLGGVAWFEAMLLAMGASGTGGFNVHANSIAYYDSTYIELVLTAGMFIFGMNFNFFYLIYEGKWRQVLKNEEFKWYVGIVLACVALIMLNVWPQYQDLTTWFTDVIFNVSSVMSTTAYTNMDLTVWPVFSQIILLFLMFSGAMSGSTTSGLKVARVAIFIKAIYREVHRLISPSRVVPLTFDGKVITKGVLYSVCFYLITYLGVFLTLMLVLSLDVDTFASAFNATIATLSNIGGSLDLLGPADDYALLSKTSKLVMCLGMIMGRLEIYPVLILFSRRTWQQT
- the trkA gene encoding Trk system potassium transporter TrkA, producing the protein MEIVIVGGGELGRELSRDLNDEGHEITLIDNRPEIIDQLIEEVDIKGVVGSGTSIDIQREADVDRCRIFIAVTQSDEINLISSNIAKILGAEYCIVRARKEDYALQEPFMKKTFGLNALINQDRETAQHITNVVDFPAANYVEMFNHKKIHLVRIKAASFAEIVGMTMQQIRQQVPNVVVCVLTRAYETIIPRGDTVVLAEDELDVIASDRSLDQFAKLAGHNNELRFKSALVVGGSRVANYLLPAFHARGIRTKVIEQNEERAIALASRFTSVEVILGDGTDQDFLREHRIGNHDLVIALTDNDEENLMVSLFAYHEGVRKNVTKINQPQLTELIDLDHLDALISPRLTISDSIIRRVRTLSTNNRNHLVNYARLNSDQTEALEFIVVASDEVTRAPIKDLPIKDSVVIGAIIRDGEMIFPTGDDYFVAEDHVLIISVGEKMLTLDHILKKHSPSFYQRLLNWGREQE
- a CDS encoding manganese-dependent inorganic pyrophosphatase is translated as MQKILVFGHQNPDTDAITSAISYSYYLSQSNQEVEPEPVALGPVNPETQFALDYFNQPAPRVIETAANEVDLVALVDHNESQQSVSDIKEVSVYSVVDHHRIANFETADPILYVALPVGCTQTVIYQMMKFAGVKPTKEIAGLMIAGIVSDTLLFQSPTTTDQDKKTAEALAEIAEIDLQAFGLDLLKAGANVDDKSALEIAEGDAKSFPMGDYSIRIGQINVVDVADVLKRKDEILAVMQSESIDHSYDAFLLVVTNILTNDSVGLYVGNENLQASFEAAFNTKIDQQTLDLPGVVSRKKQVVPPLTKAIED
- a CDS encoding aldo/keto reductase — translated: MEYYQTYDGLQLPKIGLGTFKLKGQAGIEAITAAIDLGYRYIDTAYNYENEGTVGQAIRQAGVDRDDLIVASKLPGRYQRYNDTLTTIQESLLRAGLDYFDVYLIHWPNPKQGLYLEAWQAMIEAQKRGYIKELGTSNFLPEYIDHLVAETGVKPIVNQVERHPYFHQDQQIAYDQSQGIITQSWTPLGRANEKAEVSIFELPELQAIAAKHQKSIGQVVLRWQVQTGTMPIPKSSNPARLAENLAVFDFELDQDDLDLIKSYDSPVGRLSAQNPASYEEF